The Dreissena polymorpha isolate Duluth1 chromosome 2, UMN_Dpol_1.0, whole genome shotgun sequence nucleotide sequence gattgttttatttaatataaaatatcaaagactttgaaaaaaaatactattttttacCGGGATAGATTGTTGGAGATGTTTAATACCATCCCTTGGAGTATTTGCCACCGAAGATTCCCTGATTTCCATACGATCCATATCCCCCGTAACCTCCCTGGTATCCGCCGTATCCACCCTGATTTCCATAACCGCCATATCCACCCTGGTTTCCATAGCCTCCATATCCACCCTGGTTTCCATAACCGCCATATTTGCCCTGGCTTCCGTAACCGCCATATCCACCCTGGTTTCCATAACCGCCATATCCACCCTGGTTTCCATAACCGCCATATCCACCTTGGTTTCCATAACCGCCATATTTGCCCTGGTTTCCATAGCCGCCATATCCACCCTGGTTTCCATAACCGCCATATTTGCCCTGGTTTCCATAGCCGCCATATCCACCCTGGTTTCCATAACCGCCATATCCACCCTGGTTTCCATAACCGCCATATCCACCCTGGTTTCCATAACCGCCATATTTGCCCTGGTTTCCATAACCGCCATATCCACCTTGGTTTCCATAACCGCCATTTTTGACCTGGTTTCCATAACCGCCATATCCACCCTGGTTTCCATAACCGCCATATTTGCCCTGGTTTCCATAACCGCCATATCCACCCTGGTTTCCATAACCGCCATATTTGCCCTGGTTTCCATAACCGCCATATCCACCCTGGTTTCCATAGCCGCCATATCCACCCTGGTTTCCATAGCCGCCATATCCACCCTGGTTTCCATAACCGCCATATTTGCCCTCGTTTCCATAACCGCCATAGCCTCCACCGTAACCGCCTCCGTATCCTCCTACGCTCCCGTAGTTTCCACCGTAGTTTCCACCGTATTTTCCGCCCTTGTAGTACGCATTGGCCACAGCCAAGCAGAGCAGCAAGCAGAGGAACTTCATGGTTCTGGGGAGCTGCCAAGACAGTATAATTAAGCAACTGATTGCTGCTTAATATCATAGCATGTAAATATGAATgttaactattacaaaaaataaagcattgtaaaaaaaatatgtttgagtaTAGCTCGCCAATCTTAACCTGGTAATAACATTTTTGCATGAATACAGTTAAATGCCGTTACGCTTAATACACTGTTTTCCGTAATGAAAGCGATTGAAGCTCACTACACTCGTGGAAAATGCGCACGAACAAACCCGAGTGCTTATAAAGAAAACAATTCAATAATACTTTATCTTTACGCAGTTGAATAGTGCCAGGTAAAGAACCAGGTCAATGTGGCCGTACTCAAAATACATTCTGAATAAACTATCGTTATTTTCGATACATTTTTTAGGTATTATGCCCATATATAATTATACGATTGTCTTTTTAGACTGTTGATGCACTAGATAATTATGTATTGACCACATCCGCGCAGAGATTCCAGCA carries:
- the LOC127866165 gene encoding uncharacterized protein LOC127866165 codes for the protein MKFLCLLLCLAVANAYYKGGKYGGNYGGNYGSVGGYGGGYGGGYGGYGNEGKYGGYGNQGGYGGYGNQGGYGGYGNQGGYGGYGNQGKYGGYGNQGGYGGYGNQGKYGGYGNQGGYGGYGNQVKNGGYGNQGGYGGYGNQGKYGGYGNQGGYGGYGNQGGYGGYGNQGGYGGYGNQGKYGGYGNQGGYGGYGNQGKYGGYGNQGGYGGYGNQGGYGGYGNQGGYGGYGSQGKYGGYGNQGGYGGYGNQGGYGGYGNQGGYGGYQGGYGGYGSYGNQGIFGGKYSKGWY